A window of Cryptomeria japonica chromosome 3, Sugi_1.0, whole genome shotgun sequence contains these coding sequences:
- the LOC131874057 gene encoding uncharacterized protein LOC131874057 encodes MDCQLVMSRKVVLQYISKYASKSEKRSKSYTEILEIIVNASESEDTILSTYQKFMMRIIENCDISAQETCHMLQKLSLISCSRQFLSLNVTKKALHCITKIDNETDLPSSYIHAYMHCPSSLNTTTLLQSARDFSYAPQRKKAKWQLREQKAIVNVYPHFPEPPIEDSQEFELFCWSELLLYKLFRDIAIEIGTSKEQVIANWKDFSSNGFTRLYDTHLIHALPPQDADDSDSNDCEHQE; translated from the coding sequence ATGGATTGCCAACTTGTAATGTCAAGAAAAGTTGTGCTACAATACATTTCAAAATATGCTTCAAAATCCGAAAAAAGATCAAAATCTTACACTGAAATACTCGAAATTATTGTCAATGCAAGTGAATCTGAAGATACTATCCTGTCTACATACCAGAAATTTATGATGCGCATAATAGAAAATTGTGATATTAGCGCACAAGAGACTTGTCACATGCTGCAAAAATTGTCGCTCATTAGTTGTAGCCGCCAATTTTTATCTCTTAATGTTACTAAAAAAGCACTACACTGTATCACAAAAATAGATAATGAAACTGACCTGCCAAGTAGTTATATCCATGCTTACATGCATTGCCCTTCTAGCTTAAATACAACAACACTCCTTCAATCTGCACGGGACTTTTCATATGCTCCACAGCGTAAAAAAGCAAAGTGGCAACTTAGAGAGCAAAAAGCTATTGTAAATGTATATCCACATTTCCCGGAACCTCCCATTGAAGATAGTCAAGAGTTTGAGCTTTTCTGTTGGTCTGAACTCTTACTGTACAAACTGTTTCGTGACATAGCAATAGAAATAGGAACTTCTAAAGAACAAGTTATAGCAAATTGGAAAGACTTCAGTTCAAACGGCTTCACTCGCTTGTACGATACCCACCTCATCCATGCCCTTCCACCTCAAGATGCAGATGATAGTGACAGTAATGATTGTGAACATCAAGAATAA